From Misgurnus anguillicaudatus unplaced genomic scaffold, ASM2758022v2 HiC_scaffold_31, whole genome shotgun sequence:
TATTACATTTACAAACTTAGTAGTTAAACAATTAGTAACttagaaataataaatacaaagaTGCAGAAAACAGATCTCTGAATTCGCACGTTCATATTTTGAATGTATAGGCTTTGCTTATTTGCTTCATCTAAGAAAGTGAGTGCAAATGTTCTTACTCATTGAAAAAAgaacaattaaaatataatttaaataataaaacatgtgTATAACTTACCAGTCAGACCACAGAAGCACAAACAGAGATAAACACacatgagaaacattttcttcaacACTTCAAGGGTCTGATGGAGTCGCTCGAGTGATGTTATCAACAAGTAAATCTAGTTATGTAGAGATAAGTTTGAGTTCAGACATACCCTTAACCACATGCCctcaaaaacattaaacaaagcttatatacaaatatgtaaatatactgATGGAAATAAAAATGAGTGACATGCTTCAGTTTTAATTCGGAACTATTCGTCTACGCTGAGCGTGACTGTGCCTGGTTGTGGTATGCATAAATGTTTCACAAAGCCCGACGTACACTGGTTAGAATCCAGATCAAAGTGTTTTGTATCAGGACCAGATGTCCAATTATGAGTTTCTCAAGGTAACCTTAAAAAATATCACATAATTTAAACACACATGAGTCACAAAGAGCACACATAAGTATCCTTCCTAAGATGATGGTTAAGAGACTGCAAGTTTGAGACAGAACGTattacaaaaaacttttacacattttatttagCAGGAAAGCATCAGGAAGAACTTCAAACTCTTAATGTAGAGCTAATGTAATGTAATCACTTGtacagtatttttaaaataagatttatagtttttaaatagatactttaaaataaataaaacagcaaAAAGCTCATCTGAATCTATGAAAAAAAACTGCTGCACAAATCTAAATGTACAATCTTGACACGTAATCTCACATCATCATCAGAGTACACAgttgtgttatttctgcacAATACTTACAGCTTATcttataaaaatgaataatacAGACATCTGAACTTATCTCTACACAACTCTTCTTGATAGCATCACTGTGTCGAGTgttgaagaaaatgtttctcgCGTGCGTTCATCTCTGTTTCTGCTTCTGTGGTCTGACTGGTAAGTTatacaaattttaatttttgttataaagtttttctttatgtttattttatttttagtttgaTCAGTCTGAAGATTCAGGTCTGCGATCTCATAAGAGTataatcaaatatattttttaatttctgtctctgtttgtgtgttcatttgtgtttggtgatgaagtgaagtcaaTGTCAGTGATTGAGGGAGATTCTGTCACTCTACAAAGTAATATTACTAAACTACAGACAGATGATCTGATACTGTGGCAGTTTGGACTTAACAAGACTCTTATAGCAAGAATCAATGGAGTAGCCAAAGATATCTCAATATATGATGATGTTcttgatgggagattcagagacagactgcaggtgaaaaatcagactggagatctcatcatcacagacatcacaactcaacacactggactttataATATAATCATCAGCGGCAAACAGAAGATCTcatatgtttttaatgttattgtCTATGGTGAGTTGAATTTTGGCATTTTCTCTGTTGAAAGGTTCCTAAATTGTTGGGTTCCAACCTTTAACATTTAGTTATTTGCAGTTAAAGATTATTCTACATAAAAAGCTTTTACTTTGAAAACCAAAAATTCACTTACTGAGAAGCTTCTTGTTTGTTTTCCAGCTCGTCTTCCTGTTCCTGTCATCTCCAGAAACTTTTtacaatgttcaaactgttcattattgtgttcagtgttaaatgtgagagatgtgagtctgtcctggtataaaggaaacagtttattgtccatcatcagtgtgtctgatctcaacatcagactctctctacctctggaggttgaatatcaggataacaacacatacagatgtgtactcaacaataccaacacaaaccaaactcaacatctcaacatcacTCATCTCTGTCAGACATGTTCAGGTACAACAGCTGTGATTATTATTAGACACTGTTCAGTTAAACTTATGATATTGACAGATACTCTTATTATTGATTACAGCTCTCACCATTATTCTGATATGTTGTGCTATTGGAAGTCTGATGGTTGTGGCTTTAGTTCTGATCTGCTGCATCTGCAGGAAacgaaaaaacacaaaacaacagggcaagtgaaaactaCTGCTAATATAATTGTAATATAATgaaatatatactgtatcaCATCAAaagtttaagttttatttgtgtgtctatgtttgttaaaacagtTCAGACTGGTGAAGTGGAGATCACAGATCCAACAATCTGTACAACCCGGGCCGGATTATCCATGGACAAGATTGGGCAAGTGTCCTGGGGCACCAGCACATAGGGGGGCACCAAAGGGCTTCAGACTGTGACCAGATTTTGAGACAGCAAAGCATTTATACAAGTAGCATATTTGTGTTGTGCATGTGCAACCTGTATATTTTGAATTTATGCATTATTTCATGTTGAAGTAGCGGATTTAGGCATGGGCAGCTGTCTAGGGCGGCATTTTGCAAAGAGGTGGTGGCACAGGGCAGGGCACCCATGAGAAAAAAAACTTCTAAATTAATTCCTAAAAGTAATACAGTAATAcagttattttggtaaaaatgtgaATAGTTGCATTGCAAGTTGATAAAAGGTGTGCCTCAAATAGTTTAAGTCAGGGAATACAGTGCTAGTAAATAAAATTTAAGTCTGGACTGTGGACTGGATCATCAAGCAAATCAATCTTCCTGAACCAATGagactttaaataaaaactactactactactactactactactattaGCATTTCTCTGACATTTTTAAAGCAggttaatgtttttaatttaacataCCTGACAAAGATGTTTGTTGACGTCTTGTTGAATTCAGTCAATGTCACAGaagtttttctcattttgttatttgtttttttttcaaggtTTTTAAACTGAATAGGTCACTGTCGACTACAGTTGATTTTAATTTCAGCAGATAATCGTTTGTTTTATCTCAATTCCATCGACTGAAAAAGTCATGCAGCATAATGTTGTTCTGGCTGAGGGGATGAAGTGAcctcccagctagaaataaaaagttctaagaacgttccctgaaagttcccgaatgttcccaaaaacattctgccaacgttaaaagcggctagttttttttaagttctaggaacgtttctgttgtctgaacgttagagtaatgttacattttaccatttttaaacgttatgacaatgtcatgttttaatgttcacacaatgtttaaaacaacagctgtttattatattgacttgtttgattgttatgtaaatgatagagaaacattgcattttattattttataaaacattatttctgaatgttcagtaaatatattgctgtagaaaacacaattcacttactaggtttagatgttgatgtttcattttaagtcacccttattgtgattcgtgtttgttttagtttgtctcttgacacttgactttttgcttcctattttttcctggttgtgttaactttgtggtaatgcaccacatttgttatgaaaagttattagtgtatttctgtggttgttggtacataatggtaaagatcatcacctagttcatttactaatcaaaagtttattttctgccaatattgtatattagatccaactctttcacagcagtttgtcattaaggagttttaaaaactttggacaaaaaatatccgctgtatagttgggatgcccaaacatcaagaatcagactatgaatctcaaccatggtgacaattaaaattgttaaaaaaatccttatttatccatgctgcagtgcatgctgggagtcctgaataaggtttgtaatttgttaatacccagcatgcattgcagcatgaagtttttcatttagttgtcaccatgattgagattcatagtctgattcttgatgtttgtgcatcccagttatacagcagatatgttttgtccaaagtttctaaaactccttaatgacaaaaagctgtgaaagtgctggatctcatttacatttttgacagaaaataaagttttgattagtaaatgaattaggtgatgatctttaccattatgtatcaacaaccacagaataacactattaacttggcatgttcataacaaatgtggtgcattaacacaaagttaacacaaccaggaaaaaactagcaagcaaatagtcaagtgtcaagagaccaactaaaacaaacactaatcacaataagggtgacttaaaatgaaacaaacatcaacatctaaacctagtaagtgaattgagttttctacagcaatatatttactgcatacagaaataatgttttataaaataataaaatgcaatgtttctctatcatttacataacaattaaacaagtcaatataataaacagctgttgttttaaacattgtttgaacattaaaacatgacattgtcataacgtttaaaaatggtcaaatgtaacattactctaacgttcagacaacaga
This genomic window contains:
- the LOC129452903 gene encoding SLAM family member 5-like; amino-acid sequence: MSVIEGDSVTLQSNITKLQTDDLILWQFGLNKTLIARINGVAKDISIYDDVLDGRFRDRLQVKNQTGDLIITDITTQHTGLYNIIISGKQKISYVFNVIVYARLPVPVISRNFLQCSNCSLLCSVLNVRDVSLSWYKGNSLLSIISVSDLNIRLSLPLEVEYQDNNTYRCVLNNTNTNQTQHLNITHLCQTCSALTIILICCAIGSLMVVALVLICCICRKRKNTKQQGK